TTTTGACAATGATGATAACCAAGTCATAGTCACAGCACCAAAACTGATGGGTAAAAACGTGCTCATCACATCGGAGGCCAAGTTAAATTTTAACTTGGCGCTATTGGAAGGTGAGTCTCATGAACAAAAGTAGAAGCTTATTAGTCCTATTCTCGCACTTTGTATTTAACCGACTTCAGCAGCGCTTATTTACAAGCATTACTGGCAGACCTATCAATAGGTTACAGGAGGAAGTTTATGGATAAGCTTCTCCCATCTAATTATCTCACTCCACGTCTAGTACTCGGGCTAAATCTGCTGCTTGTATTCACAGGTATTGTAGGCTGGTTTAAAGCAAAAAGTCAGGAGGACCCCAGCTTCCTCTATCGAAATGGCTTTATTCAAATTGTAAATCCAAGTGCTAGTGTCACTCAACTCAATGATGTCGTTGTTAAGCCACTTGAGCGACGTTTAGCAAAAATTGATGAGATTAATACCATACACGCACGGATAAAAACAGGAAGTGCCGTTATCGATATCGAGCTTAAAGAGCAAGTGTATAATACCGCTTTAGTTTGGCAACGCATCAAAGATGAAGTAGCACCACTGGGTGCAAGCTTAGCTGATAGCCAATTCTATGTAGTAGATCGAGCACAAGATACTCAAGGGATAGTCTTAACCGTGCGCACGGGAAAAGGATTAACAGCAGATAGGAAGCTCGCCCTCGAAGTACGTGATGAGCTTGAGTATCTCGACGTTGTGAGAAGTGCCTCGCTAGTAGGCGACCCCGGGCTTGAATTGGCTATTTTCTATTCTCAAGAGCGAATGCTCGCTTTTGGCCTCTCGCCAGCAGAGATTGCAAAACAGCTACGGGATGCCAATCAGCAAGATAGCCTTGGCGTATTGTCGCAAAATCTAAGTGCGCTATCGCTATTGCCTGTCAATCACCTGCGTAACGACGCTCAATTAAAAGACGTACAAATAACAACGCCTGACGGGTCAAAAATCCCACTCAGCACTATCGCTGATATTGGCTACCGGACTGCCCCAACTTCAAGCGAGCAATTTTGGCAAAATGGTCAACGAGTCATCGGTATTGCATTATCTCTACCGCCCAACAAACATAATATCGCTAACGCAGGGGATACTATCAAACAAGCTATTGCCGACATTAATGCACGATTTACAGATGCTCCCATTAAAATTGAGATTTTCCAGCCCGACTGGTCTCAAAAACGCCGTGAAGGATTAGTAAATTCTCTAATTCAAAGCTGTATCGTTATTTGCGTTGTTTTATTACTATTCCTTTCGGTACAAAGTGCGATTGTTATCAGTTTAACCGTACCCGCTATCGTGTTTTCTTCACTTGCGTTATTTATTACTTTCGATGGCGTTATTCACCAAATGACCATTGCCGGCTTGGTACTCTCATTAGGCTTGATGGTTGATAATTGCATTATCGTAGCTGAACGCTTGAGCTATTTACGCAGCAAAGGGTTTACGATGAGATCTTCCTTGGCGCACTCTGTGAACGAATTGAAAAAACCGCTTGCCGCGGCAACAATGACTACTATCGCAGCCTTCGTTCCCATGCTGTTGGCAAAAGGCAGTGTCGCTGATTTCATTGCTACTATTCCAGTGCTCGTTATCATCTGCATCTTATTGAGTTATGTTGCAGCACTACTACTGCTTCCTGTACTGTTTGTTTATTTCCCTATTTCCATCCCTTGGCTAGAAATGTGGCAGGAAACCGTTACTCAGAAGCTTTCAACATTTGGCTATCAGCTAGCTCATAAAACATTACAACATCCCGTATACACGATTGTGGCCGCTACTGCCATACTATGCACTTTACTTTCGCTACCTAATGCCAACGGCAAGTTCTTCCCAAATGCTAACCGCAATCAGATTTATATTGACGTCCAATTGCCGTTAGCTAGCCACATAGAAGCTACAACCAAGACAGCAAATCAAATCGCCGAGTATGCCCTTCAGTATCCTGCAGTCAGCGAAGCGATGGTATTTAGCGGCTTTTCAGGTCCAAGGTTCTACTATAACCTTGCACAAAAACCAAATGAATCCCATATTGCTCGAGTTGTATTAACGCTGCAGGATGATGTTAACCCGCCTGAATTTTCACGCTTCATCGATGGTTATTTAAACAAGCAATTTCCTGAGATCTTAATCAACGCCCGTGAGCTCGGGCAAGGTCCTCCTATTGAGAGCCCGATTGAGTTGAGGTTGAGTGGCAATGACCGTAATGCTCTATTCGCAAGCGCTGAAGCTATGCTTATGCACCTCAGACAGCAACCTAAAATCACCTCCCCATATCGTAATTATAGTTTGGCGCTCCTACCATTAACTTAGAAGCCCAGCAACTTACCTTATCAGCCTTGGGTTTAGCACGTAGCGATATTGCCGAATATATCGCATGGCGTAGCTCTGGACTAAAAGTAACAACGCTTGATTATAATTTCGAACCGATAGATTTGATGATTGTTGACACTACTTCTAATCAAAGTAGTACTGATATTTTAAATACTCAAATCATGCTACCCAACCAATTAAGCATCCCCCTATTTGCGGTGTTGAATGCCGAGGTTATTGGCACACCACCATTTATTGAAAGGCGCGATGGCAAGTTTGTAATGTCTATAAAAGCGGATGTCGCTATGGGAAGTGACGAAGAAGAAATCCTCGAAGCGCTACAACCGGCGTTGCTAACAATCGCGCAACAACATCATGTAACGTTAATGTTTGGTGGGGAATTGAAAGAATCAGAACAGGCTAATGGCGCTTTACTACAAACACTTCCATTTGGAGTCGCATTGTTATTTGGGGCATTAATGTTGCAATTTAATTCATATCGTTTAGCAATATTGGTGATGTTTACTATTCCCCTCGGCGTTGTAGGAGCGCCGGCTATGTTATCTATCGTCGGAGTACCCTTTGGCTTTATGTCAATATTAGGTGTACTAGCGCTTATGGGTATTGTGGTGAACAGCGCAATTTTGCTGATTGAGCATACACTAGAGTATTTAAATCAAGGCACAGAGCTATCGCAGGCAATTTGTTTATCGGTACAAACGCGTCTTCGTCCTGTTATAGTAACTACATTAACAACCATAGTTGGCATGTTGCCGCTAACTTCCAGTGCAAGCCCTTTGTGGCCACCATTCGCCTTTACAGTAATTGGAGGTTTGCTGACTTCAACTTTGCTTACGATGCTGATATTGCCGCTTATACTGAAGTTTTTACTATCAAGTAAACGTTTTCAAAAACCACTACTAGAAACAGAAAATATGGAAATATTGATTCAATGAGAGTGCTAATCACTGAAGACAATCAGCAGCTTGCGACATTTATACAGCAAGCAATTACTCAAGATGGTCACGCCGCTGATATTGCTGCAACTGCTGCACAAAATGAACAGTTAATACAAAGCTGGCAGTATGATGCCCTCATACTAGATTTAGGCTTGCCAGATAAAGATGGTTTAGAGGTTATTCGCTTAATTCGAAAACAACAAAATGCATTACCAATTTTAATCCTCACCGCGCGTGGCAGTGTCGATGATCGCATCAAAGGACTTGATTTGGGTGCGGATGACTACCTGAATAAACCCTTCGCGATTGACGAGCTTAAGGCAAGACTGCGAGCATTGCTGCGTCGCCCGAGTACCTACACCGGAAATCTATTAACACATAACAATCTTGCTGTTGACACAAAGGCACGTCGTGTCACCGTTGGCTGTGAAAATTTAGCGATGGGGAAAACGGAAGTTGCCATTTTAGAATATATGATCCGAAATGCAGGTTTAACCGTGGGCAAAGATGCACTTTACGATGCTATCTATGCCATGGGTTTCGAAGTAACGGATAATGCAATCCAAGTTGCAGTGCACAGGATCCGCAAAAAACTAGAATCGTCCAATGCACAAACAACGATCAAAACACTGCGCGGTATAGGATATATTTTGACATGAAGCAACTTTCTCTCGCGAAAAAGATATTTCTGCATTTTTTTATAATTGGATCTGCTGTATTCAGCTTGATTGGGTTTGCCTTGTACCTTTTTTCAACCAACTTTGCCAATATGGCTGTTGAAGAAAGTATGGTTGGTATGAGTGAAGATATTCAAGAGCAACTCTACTTTGATAAGAACAATAAATTAATATATCAATCTGATGTTGTAGCTGAGAAATGGGGTTACGATGCTTTATACAACAACCTAGTATTTAGAGTCACACACGCCCAAACTGGTGCCGTCTTGCTGCAGTCCACAGCCAATGAGAGTAGCTCTGCAGCCTTGCAAGCATTGATTGCTACTAAAGACATCCCTGTCGGATATTCGCATCTTAGTGGCATAGACCGTTACCGTCTTCACGCTAACATCGATAATACTTCTGTCAATATCGATTTGGGCAGAAATGATCTGATTGGTGAGCTTGCCAACGAAGCGGTTATGCCCGCTCTGAGTCAAGTCTCTATTTTTATCATTAGCGCAGCATTTTTAGTATTTATGGTTGTTGGATATCTGTCTATTCGCTCTATTGTCCGACCCGTGAAAAGCGTTGCAGAACAACTCCAACGGATTAGACCTGAACAGCTTAATTTTAGGCTAAGTGAGCAAGGTCTCCCTGTTGAAATCGTTCCCATTGTGCATTCGTTGAATCAAGCGATGGCAAGAGTCGAAACAGGTTTTGATGAACAAAAGCGATTTGTTGCTAACGCAGCCCATGAGTTAAAAACCCCGCTTGCAATTCTCAATACCCGTGTTGAACTCGCCCAGTTAGATAAACACACCCACTCTGGTATTTTGGCGGATGTAAGTTATATGACACGTGTTGTACAGCAATTGTTAGACCTGTCTCGTGCACAGAGCCTTAACGCTTACGAAAGGCATTCACTCAGTATTGTACCGTTAGCAAAAGAAGCCTGTATGATGCTGGCGCCGTTATCTGTCACCATGGATAAACAGCTAGAACTGGAAATTGATGATACTGGAGAAGTAATTACAGGCGATCAGTCCTCCATCCATATCATGATAAAAAACCTCATCGAAAATGCCCTACGCCACAGTACTGAGCAAGCTCAGATTAAAGTAAAGGCCTCTGGAAAATGTATCGAAGTTATGGATAGCGGCCCTGGGATCGATATCCAAAATTATGAAAAAATCTTCGAGCGTTTTTGGCGTAAAGAGCAGTCGTCAATGACTGGCAGTGGCCTCGGTCTCGCTATTGTAAAAGAGGTAGTCGATTTACATCACGCCACATTAGATGTTACATGTCAAAATTATATGGGTGGTGCGACATTTTCTGTCACATTTAAATGACCAGCTCCAAATAGCGTCGTATTTATTGTCAAGATTTTAATCGGTAGATTGAAACCGCAAATCAATAACCAAAGAAAACCAAAGCTTTGTGGTTTTGAACTGCTGTATCGAAAATGAAGTTTACCGTTTCTATATAGGAAGTTTCTTTAGTGTATGGTTCGTCACTGCCAAGAAAGACCTGTCGACCCTGCTCTAACTCTTCAAGAGGGACGCTGTAGAATTCAGGCCAGTCATCGTTTTTGGGAATAGGAATAAATGCTTTATGATTAGATGGCGTCACATCTTCCATTATATCTAGAAAATCATCATGGCGAACCATCTCACCAAATTCTTGGCACAGCATTTCGTATAAATAGCCATAAATAAAGTTATCTTCGTCGTCCTCATCTGTACTCGTTCCATTTATAATATTCGCCATGCAAGCGGTATATCCCTTAACATCCAGCTCTTCTTGCCCTGCAATTTCATCTCGATATTTGGATAAAAACCTATCCAAAAATTGCTGATCTTTATTTCCCCACACTGCTTTTAATTCTTCTGCGTCAACTTGATACGCCACGACGTTATAACTCATTAAAAAACTCCTTTTTAGTCGAACGACTTCTTGATACTACGTCAGCAATACTAAACCAGTAAAAAGTAACCAACTAACATAATAGATATTATGCCGGCAGCCACCGCAAACACCCCTCCAAAACTAGGGCTTACAGCTTCACTTTCGTTGTACTTCTCTGCTATAGGCTCAGTAATAGCAGACTCTGATTGATAAACCGAGCTAACACCATTATGTCGATTTGATAAATCGACATAACTATTGTCAGTATGAGCTCCAAGAGAGGGAGATTCATTTTTAAGGTCCGTATCAATAACCGCGCTATCGGTTGCTTCGACTTCCGCTACGTCTTCCAACGTAAATACTTTGCCAGAGCTAGCATCTTCTTCTTGACTGTCTTTGCTACAATCTTCTTTTACATGGTCAATCACTGCAGGCTCTGATCGTAAAACCGTTGAAGCTGGACTAACACGGTCATTTGTTAAATCAACATAGCTATCGCCAGTTTGAGTACTAAGAGGGGGAGATTCATTTTTAAGGTCCGTATCAATAACCGTGCTATCGGTTGCTTCGACTTCCGCTACGTCTTCCTGAGCTTCTAAATTATCGCATGTAGCCTGATGAGAGGATGCATTGAGTTCAACCAGTGTAGAGGGTTCATTGTCCAAAACTGGGTCTAACAGCACTTGAGCCATCAAAGCATCAATATTATCCTCTGGTAGCTCAGGCTCGAGCTCAGACGCGACATACTCGGGGTGATACAAAGTGACAATTGTTTCGTCAGGTGTAACTGTTTGTTCAAGCTTTTTGACAAAGTCGCATACTACACCATCGTGGGGAGCACTTACTTCAAGAACAGCCTTATCGGTATAAACATCACAAAGTTTATCGCCACAAACAACCTCATCTCCTTCTTTGACATAGATTTCAATAATTGTCGCACTATCTACAAAGTCAGGTAATGCATCAATCTGCACATCAATATTGCCTTTACCTTTGAACTCATGCTCGGCGGTGATGTCTTCATTACTGAGTAACTGATGAGTACTCTTCAGTTTAGGTGCAACCAAGTGGTTTAATTTTGCATCTGGAGTGATTGACATGATAAGTGCATCAGCTTCCAAAATATCTCCCTCATTCACCACAATTTTGCTTACATGACTTGCATCGGGAGCGCGCAGCTCCAACAGGACCTTGGCAGTTTCGATATCACATAAGATCTGATCCTTCGCAACTTGATTTCCTTCGGATACGTAGAGTTTTGTAATTTTTGCAGTGTCTATTAACTCAGGCAACACGGGTACTTTCAGTTCAATCGCCATAATTTCCCTATTACGTTTTAGTATAAAAGATGAGTTTCGAACACTCAGATGAAAAGGTTTGAGAACGCGTCGAATCTATTAAATCACCGTATTATAAAATGGGAACATATTCAAGATCCTCACTACTCTAGAGGAAAAGATATAGTGAACTGGCTACCTACGCCTTCTTGGCTATGGACCTCGATTTTTCCTTTATGCTCTTTCACAATTGCTTGAGTAACGGCAAGCCCCATGCCCGTCCCCTCGCCTACAGGTTTGGTCGTAAAGAACGGATCGAAAAGCCTAGGGAGCACATCTGCGTCAATACCAACTCCATTGTCGCTAATGCTTAAGATAATATCTTGATCTTTACCTAGTGCTAGCAACACTTCGATTGATTTGTGCGACTTGTGGCTCATGTCCACTGCATACTTCGCATTCACTAACAGGTTGATGATAGCTTGCTTTAACGCCCCCTCTTTGCAAGAGATATTTGGGACATCTTCAATCGCTACGGTTAGCTCGTATCCCTTAAGTTGGCCATGAAGTAAACGAAGCGTGTCTTCAATTATCTTTTTTAACGAAGCACTACTAAAGCTGTCATTATTTGAGCGGGAGAAATTCATTAAATCGTTTACTATGGCTTTAATTCGTTCACAGCCATGCAATGTATCATGAATGAGCTCAGGTAGATCATCTGCAATTTCGTCAAGGCGTTGTTTCAAATATATATCGACGAGGCGAGTTTCTAATTCACCACCTCTCAAATCATTCTGTTCAAGTAATTTAACAGTCTCAAGCAACTGTAATATCGGCGAGATATAAAAATTAAGTGACTCTAGGTTACCCGCCACATATGCCAATGGGTTATTTAATTCGTGTGCTACACCTGCTGACAATGTCCCTAATGTAGCCATTCGCTCATTGTTTATTAATACCGCTTGTTGATTCTTAAGCTGTTCTAGTTGACGTTCAAGCGTTTGGTTAGCCAAATATAAGGCACGCGTTTTCTCTTCCAGTAAGGACTCAACTTCATCACGTGCACGGCGCTCTCTTAAGTACGCCTTTTTATAATCGGTATCTTCAGACATCAACTAATCCAAATGAAGAATAAGTATGCAGTGGCTTGAACCCTTGTGCATACACTGCGGATGTTCAATTTTCAACTTTCGGCTATAAAACTGAGCAGCGCCATGAAGTAGGCCTTCCGCACAGAAACATAACTTACGACTTGAGCAATATTCTAGCACTATGGTTTTATCGTCTTTTACCATTGCGGAAATAGAAGGTAAGTTAGGTTCGTTATAAAGCTTTTTTACCTCCATATGTATCACACTATCGATAGATAAAACTAGTTCTTCAAATGATGTAAATTTTGATGAGATACCTTTATGCTTTTCCGCCAAAAATCCAAAAAGTGACTGTCCAAAAATGGCCAATACATCTGTTAATGGTTTTTCCAACTTATCAGCAACACCTTGTGCTAACGCAAACAACTCTGCATCAGGATAGGATGTAGGAGAAACATAAACCCTCCCCTCAGGGGCATGT
This genomic interval from Pseudoalteromonas galatheae contains the following:
- a CDS encoding efflux RND transporter permease subunit; amino-acid sequence: MGLARSDIAEYIAWRSSGLKVTTLDYNFEPIDLMIVDTTSNQSSTDILNTQIMLPNQLSIPLFAVLNAEVIGTPPFIERRDGKFVMSIKADVAMGSDEEEILEALQPALLTIAQQHHVTLMFGGELKESEQANGALLQTLPFGVALLFGALMLQFNSYRLAILVMFTIPLGVVGAPAMLSIVGVPFGFMSILGVLALMGIVVNSAILLIEHTLEYLNQGTELSQAICLSVQTRLRPVIVTTLTTIVGMLPLTSSASPLWPPFAFTVIGGLLTSTLLTMLILPLILKFLLSSKRFQKPLLETENMEILIQ
- a CDS encoding DUF7691 family protein — protein: MSYNVVAYQVDAEELKAVWGNKDQQFLDRFLSKYRDEIAGQEELDVKGYTACMANIINGTSTDEDDEDNFIYGYLYEMLCQEFGEMVRHDDFLDIMEDVTPSNHKAFIPIPKNDDWPEFYSVPLEELEQGRQVFLGSDEPYTKETSYIETVNFIFDTAVQNHKALVFFGY
- a CDS encoding response regulator; translation: MRVLITEDNQQLATFIQQAITQDGHAADIAATAAQNEQLIQSWQYDALILDLGLPDKDGLEVIRLIRKQQNALPILILTARGSVDDRIKGLDLGADDYLNKPFAIDELKARLRALLRRPSTYTGNLLTHNNLAVDTKARRVTVGCENLAMGKTEVAILEYMIRNAGLTVGKDALYDAIYAMGFEVTDNAIQVAVHRIRKKLESSNAQTTIKTLRGIGYILT
- a CDS encoding sensor histidine kinase, with product MKQLSLAKKIFLHFFIIGSAVFSLIGFALYLFSTNFANMAVEESMVGMSEDIQEQLYFDKNNKLIYQSDVVAEKWGYDALYNNLVFRVTHAQTGAVLLQSTANESSSAALQALIATKDIPVGYSHLSGIDRYRLHANIDNTSVNIDLGRNDLIGELANEAVMPALSQVSIFIISAAFLVFMVVGYLSIRSIVRPVKSVAEQLQRIRPEQLNFRLSEQGLPVEIVPIVHSLNQAMARVETGFDEQKRFVANAAHELKTPLAILNTRVELAQLDKHTHSGILADVSYMTRVVQQLLDLSRAQSLNAYERHSLSIVPLAKEACMMLAPLSVTMDKQLELEIDDTGEVITGDQSSIHIMIKNLIENALRHSTEQAQIKVKASGKCIEVMDSGPGIDIQNYEKIFERFWRKEQSSMTGSGLGLAIVKEVVDLHHATLDVTCQNYMGGATFSVTFK
- a CDS encoding efflux RND transporter permease subunit — translated: MDKLLPSNYLTPRLVLGLNLLLVFTGIVGWFKAKSQEDPSFLYRNGFIQIVNPSASVTQLNDVVVKPLERRLAKIDEINTIHARIKTGSAVIDIELKEQVYNTALVWQRIKDEVAPLGASLADSQFYVVDRAQDTQGIVLTVRTGKGLTADRKLALEVRDELEYLDVVRSASLVGDPGLELAIFYSQERMLAFGLSPAEIAKQLRDANQQDSLGVLSQNLSALSLLPVNHLRNDAQLKDVQITTPDGSKIPLSTIADIGYRTAPTSSEQFWQNGQRVIGIALSLPPNKHNIANAGDTIKQAIADINARFTDAPIKIEIFQPDWSQKRREGLVNSLIQSCIVICVVLLLFLSVQSAIVISLTVPAIVFSSLALFITFDGVIHQMTIAGLVLSLGLMVDNCIIVAERLSYLRSKGFTMRSSLAHSVNELKKPLAAATMTTIAAFVPMLLAKGSVADFIATIPVLVIICILLSYVAALLLLPVLFVYFPISIPWLEMWQETVTQKLSTFGYQLAHKTLQHPVYTIVAATAILCTLLSLPNANGKFFPNANRNQIYIDVQLPLASHIEATTKTANQIAEYALQYPAVSEAMVFSGFSGPRFYYNLAQKPNESHIARVVLTLQDDVNPPEFSRFIDGYLNKQFPEILINARELGQGPPIESPIELRLSGNDRNALFASAEAMLMHLRQQPKITSPYRNYSLALLPLT
- a CDS encoding heme NO-binding domain-containing protein, coding for MRGVIFRGLEELVVEAIGMQAWDELLEAHAPEGRVYVSPTSYPDAELFALAQGVADKLEKPLTDVLAIFGQSLFGFLAEKHKGISSKFTSFEELVLSIDSVIHMEVKKLYNEPNLPSISAMVKDDKTIVLEYCSSRKLCFCAEGLLHGAAQFYSRKLKIEHPQCMHKGSSHCILILHLD
- a CDS encoding biotin/lipoyl-containing protein — translated: MAIELKVPVLPELIDTAKITKLYVSEGNQVAKDQILCDIETAKVLLELRAPDASHVSKIVVNEGDILEADALIMSITPDAKLNHLVAPKLKSTHQLLSNEDITAEHEFKGKGNIDVQIDALPDFVDSATIIEIYVKEGDEVVCGDKLCDVYTDKAVLEVSAPHDGVVCDFVKKLEQTVTPDETIVTLYHPEYVASELEPELPEDNIDALMAQVLLDPVLDNEPSTLVELNASSHQATCDNLEAQEDVAEVEATDSTVIDTDLKNESPPLSTQTGDSYVDLTNDRVSPASTVLRSEPAVIDHVKEDCSKDSQEEDASSGKVFTLEDVAEVEATDSAVIDTDLKNESPSLGAHTDNSYVDLSNRHNGVSSVYQSESAITEPIAEKYNESEAVSPSFGGVFAVAAGIISIMLVGYFLLV
- a CDS encoding sensor histidine kinase — translated: MSEDTDYKKAYLRERRARDEVESLLEEKTRALYLANQTLERQLEQLKNQQAVLINNERMATLGTLSAGVAHELNNPLAYVAGNLESLNFYISPILQLLETVKLLEQNDLRGGELETRLVDIYLKQRLDEIADDLPELIHDTLHGCERIKAIVNDLMNFSRSNNDSFSSASLKKIIEDTLRLLHGQLKGYELTVAIEDVPNISCKEGALKQAIINLLVNAKYAVDMSHKSHKSIEVLLALGKDQDIILSISDNGVGIDADVLPRLFDPFFTTKPVGEGTGMGLAVTQAIVKEHKGKIEVHSQEGVGSQFTISFPLE